The Mycolicibacterium doricum genome includes a region encoding these proteins:
- a CDS encoding S-methyl-5'-thioadenosine phosphorylase — translation MLGVIGGSGFYSFFGPDARSVMLDTPYGAPSAAITVGTVGEHEVAFLPRHGVDHQFSPHTVPYRANMWALRALGVRRIFGPCAVGSLTPDLGPGSMVVPDQLVDRTSGRDDTYFDSGGIHVGFADPYCPTLRAAAAGLPGVVDGGTMVVIQGPRFSTRAESKWFASQGFTLVNMTGYPEAVLARELEMCYAAIALVTDLDAGIGSGEGVKAVDVFAEFQRNLVPFKKVVHEAIDQVAVERTCEHCLPHEGATLPIELP, via the coding sequence ATGCTGGGAGTGATCGGTGGTAGCGGCTTCTACTCGTTCTTCGGCCCGGACGCGCGCAGCGTCATGCTCGACACCCCCTACGGTGCCCCCAGCGCAGCGATCACGGTCGGCACGGTGGGCGAGCACGAGGTCGCGTTCCTGCCCCGGCACGGCGTCGATCACCAGTTCAGCCCGCACACCGTGCCGTACCGGGCCAACATGTGGGCGCTGCGGGCGTTGGGCGTGCGGCGGATCTTCGGCCCGTGCGCGGTGGGCAGCCTCACCCCGGATCTCGGCCCGGGCTCGATGGTGGTGCCCGATCAGCTCGTGGACCGCACAAGCGGGCGGGACGACACCTACTTCGACTCCGGCGGCATCCACGTCGGTTTCGCCGATCCGTACTGCCCCACGCTGCGTGCGGCGGCCGCCGGGCTGCCCGGCGTCGTCGACGGCGGCACCATGGTGGTGATCCAGGGGCCGCGGTTCTCCACCCGCGCGGAGAGCAAGTGGTTTGCAAGCCAGGGTTTCACCTTGGTCAACATGACCGGCTATCCCGAGGCGGTGCTCGCCAGGGAACTTGAGATGTGTTATGCCGCAATCGCGTTGGTGACCGATCTGGACGCGGGTATCGGCAGCGGGGAAGGGGTGAAGGCGGTCGACGTGTTCGCCGAGTTCCAGCGCAACCTCGTACCGTTCAAGAAGGTCGTGCACGAGGCGATCGATCAGGTGGCCGTCGAACGGACCTGTGAGCACTGCCTGCCGCACGAAGGCGCGACACTGCCGATCGAGTTGCCGTGA
- a CDS encoding methyltransferase domain-containing protein, whose product MLGNLYDRALDGERCWIRGGDGEVKTLPVRSWLGGRHADRLFDRAVVLLCEGPTIDLGCGPGRLVADLVRRGIPALGVDQSATAVELARRNGAPALRRDVFGALPGIGRWQTALLADGNIGLGGDPGRVLRRAAELLRPGGRCVVEFDAETHGLQDRLVRLESSNTVGPWFRWASVGVDCAAALAEEAGLAMTGLYPAGRRVLATLATS is encoded by the coding sequence ATGCTCGGTAACCTCTACGACCGCGCGCTCGACGGTGAACGGTGCTGGATCCGCGGCGGTGACGGAGAGGTGAAGACACTTCCGGTGCGAAGTTGGCTCGGCGGACGTCACGCCGACCGGCTCTTCGACCGGGCAGTCGTGCTGTTGTGCGAGGGTCCGACGATCGATTTGGGCTGCGGCCCCGGGCGTCTGGTCGCCGATCTGGTTCGTCGCGGCATCCCCGCGCTGGGCGTCGACCAGTCCGCCACCGCCGTCGAGTTGGCGCGGCGCAACGGAGCGCCGGCGTTGCGCCGCGACGTGTTCGGGGCGTTACCAGGTATCGGGAGATGGCAGACCGCACTGTTGGCCGACGGCAACATCGGCCTCGGCGGAGACCCGGGGCGGGTGCTGCGGCGCGCGGCCGAACTGCTGCGGCCCGGCGGCCGATGCGTCGTGGAGTTCGACGCCGAAACCCACGGGCTGCAGGACCGTCTCGTGCGTCTGGAGTCCTCCAACACGGTGGGCCCGTGGTTCAGGTGGGCTTCGGTGGGGGTGGATTGCGCGGCCGCGCTCGCCGAAGAAGCGGGGTTGGCGATGACGGGTCTGTATCCCGCCGGCCGTCGGGTGCTCGCGACGTTGGCGACGTCGTGA
- a CDS encoding NAD-dependent epimerase/dehydratase family protein: MRVLLTGAAGFVGSRVRVALESAGHDVVAVDVMLPAAHGGSARLPDDTHRVDVRDSAALTPLLDGIDVVCHQAAVVGAGVNAADAPSYGSHNDYGTSVLLAEMFAAGVQKLVLASSMVVYGQGRFECAAHGSVDPSPRTRADLDAGVFEHRCGLCGEELQWRLVGEEEPLRPRSLYAASKVAQEHYALAWAEATGGSVVALRYHNVYGPHMPRDTPYSGVAAIFRSALQNGDVPRVFEDGGQMRDFVHVDDVAAANLAAVESCLPAFEAFNVCSGRPISIIEVATELCGIRGSAPPLVTGQYRSGDVRHIVASPQRAAERLGFRAAVDPRDGLREFAFAPLRA; encoded by the coding sequence GTGAGGGTGTTACTCACCGGTGCCGCCGGATTCGTCGGTTCACGCGTGCGCGTCGCGCTGGAATCGGCAGGTCACGACGTCGTCGCCGTCGACGTGATGCTGCCCGCCGCACACGGAGGATCGGCGCGACTGCCCGACGACACCCACCGGGTCGACGTCCGTGACTCCGCTGCTCTTACCCCGCTACTCGACGGCATCGACGTCGTCTGTCACCAGGCGGCCGTGGTGGGCGCCGGGGTCAACGCGGCCGACGCACCGTCTTACGGCAGCCATAACGACTATGGGACCAGCGTCCTGCTCGCCGAGATGTTCGCCGCCGGCGTTCAGAAACTGGTGCTGGCGTCATCGATGGTGGTGTACGGGCAGGGCCGTTTCGAGTGCGCCGCACACGGCTCCGTCGACCCGTCGCCGCGTACCCGTGCCGATCTGGACGCCGGTGTGTTCGAGCACCGCTGCGGTCTCTGCGGGGAGGAACTGCAGTGGCGACTGGTCGGCGAAGAGGAGCCGCTGCGTCCCCGGAGTCTGTATGCGGCAAGCAAAGTCGCGCAGGAGCACTATGCGCTGGCATGGGCGGAAGCGACCGGTGGATCGGTGGTGGCCCTGCGGTACCACAACGTCTACGGCCCCCACATGCCCCGGGATACCCCGTACAGCGGGGTGGCGGCGATCTTCCGCTCCGCGCTGCAGAACGGGGATGTGCCGAGGGTCTTCGAGGACGGCGGTCAGATGCGCGACTTCGTGCACGTCGACGACGTCGCGGCGGCGAACCTCGCCGCGGTCGAGTCGTGTCTGCCGGCATTCGAGGCGTTCAACGTCTGCTCCGGCCGGCCGATCTCGATCATCGAGGTCGCCACCGAACTCTGCGGGATCCGCGGGTCGGCACCGCCGTTGGTCACCGGGCAGTACCGCAGCGGCGACGTGCGCCACATCGTCGCCTCACCGCAGCGGGCGGCCGAACGGCTGGGCTTCCGGGCTGCGGTGGATCCGCGGGACGGTCTGCGAGAGTTTGCGTTCGCACCGTTGCGGGCGTGA
- a CDS encoding sensor histidine kinase → MPSTDVWEIGAWALACSIPVVLAGALIIRLARTWSLAVSMVVLVLIPVLATFTGVLGASGFMVTETFEPIAVVLVVVAVVTIPGAVMLGRYQARRTVWEQEIRDSERAAEMSRRQLVAFVSHDLRTPLAGIRAVSEAIADGLVGGDEVRAHAKHIEQESIRLSEMVDDLFEVSKINAGAVQPAFDRVALDEVVDDVLAAHRIAAERAGVQLRAELPDEPVRVLGSDRALVRVLSNLVANAIAHTPEGGRVQLALGSDENVAWARVDDTGVGIDEADLPRVFDVAYRGSNHRVPREDSSLPSGSGLGLAIAAGLVQAHRGTLSAHNLDTGARFEVRLPLALDTSG, encoded by the coding sequence GTGCCGTCGACTGACGTCTGGGAGATCGGCGCCTGGGCGCTGGCCTGCTCGATTCCCGTGGTGCTGGCCGGCGCGCTGATCATCCGGCTGGCTCGTACGTGGTCGCTGGCGGTCAGCATGGTCGTGCTCGTGCTGATCCCCGTCCTCGCGACCTTCACCGGGGTGCTGGGCGCCAGCGGCTTCATGGTCACCGAGACCTTCGAGCCGATCGCCGTCGTGCTCGTGGTGGTCGCTGTGGTGACCATCCCCGGTGCGGTGATGCTCGGCCGCTACCAGGCCCGCCGCACGGTGTGGGAACAGGAGATCCGCGATTCCGAGCGGGCCGCCGAGATGTCGCGGCGGCAGCTGGTCGCGTTCGTCAGCCACGACCTGCGCACGCCGTTGGCCGGGATTCGCGCGGTGTCCGAAGCCATCGCCGACGGTCTGGTCGGCGGCGACGAGGTGCGCGCGCACGCCAAGCACATCGAACAGGAGTCCATCCGGCTTTCGGAGATGGTCGACGACCTCTTCGAGGTGAGCAAGATCAACGCCGGGGCGGTGCAGCCGGCCTTCGACCGCGTCGCTCTCGACGAGGTGGTCGACGACGTGCTGGCGGCCCACCGGATCGCCGCCGAACGCGCGGGGGTCCAGCTGCGCGCCGAACTGCCCGACGAACCCGTGCGGGTGCTGGGCAGCGACCGCGCACTGGTGCGGGTGCTGTCGAACCTGGTCGCCAACGCGATCGCGCACACGCCGGAGGGCGGCCGCGTGCAGTTGGCGCTCGGCTCCGACGAGAACGTGGCATGGGCGCGTGTCGACGACACCGGGGTCGGGATCGACGAGGCCGACCTGCCTCGGGTGTTCGACGTCGCCTACCGGGGCTCGAATCACCGTGTGCCGCGCGAGGACTCGTCGCTGCCCAGCGGTTCGGGCCTCGGGTTGGCCATCGCCGCGGGCCTGGTGCAGGCACATCGCGGGACGCTGTCGGCGCACAACCTCGACACCGGCGCCCGCTTCGAGGTGCGGCTACCGCTGGCGTTGGACACCTCGGGCTGA
- a CDS encoding 1,4-dihydroxy-2-naphthoate polyprenyltransferase, producing MAGFAEWVEGARPRTLPNAIAPVIAGTGGAAWLDGAVWWKALLAFVVAVALIVGVNYANDYSDGIRGTDDVRAGPLRLVGSKLASPRAVLTAAIASLAVGAVAGLVLAVASAPWLIAVGAVCIAGAWLYTGGSKPYGYIGLGEIAVFVFFGLVAVLGTQYTQALRADWVGLALAVAMGALSSAVLVANNLRDIPTDRESGKITLAVRLGDARTRLLYQALLSTALVLTLVLMLATPWCAVGLVALPLAVRAARPVRGGLGGNELIPVLRDTGLAMLVWAVAVALALAFG from the coding sequence GTGGCAGGGTTCGCCGAATGGGTCGAGGGCGCTCGCCCCCGCACGTTGCCCAACGCAATCGCACCGGTGATCGCAGGCACCGGGGGCGCCGCGTGGTTGGACGGCGCGGTGTGGTGGAAGGCGCTGCTGGCGTTCGTCGTTGCCGTCGCGCTGATCGTGGGGGTCAACTACGCCAACGACTACTCCGACGGCATCCGCGGCACCGACGACGTACGGGCCGGTCCGCTGCGCCTCGTCGGATCCAAGCTGGCGTCGCCGCGTGCGGTGCTCACCGCGGCGATCGCCAGCCTGGCCGTCGGCGCGGTGGCCGGACTGGTCCTCGCGGTGGCCAGCGCACCGTGGCTGATCGCCGTCGGCGCCGTGTGCATCGCGGGCGCGTGGCTCTACACCGGCGGCTCGAAGCCCTACGGCTACATCGGGCTCGGTGAGATTGCGGTGTTCGTCTTCTTCGGGCTGGTCGCCGTGCTGGGCACCCAGTACACCCAGGCGCTGCGCGCCGACTGGGTCGGGCTCGCGCTCGCCGTCGCGATGGGTGCACTGTCGTCGGCGGTGCTGGTCGCCAACAACCTCCGGGACATCCCGACCGACCGAGAATCGGGCAAGATCACCCTGGCCGTGCGTCTCGGCGACGCCCGCACCCGGCTGCTGTATCAGGCGCTGCTGAGCACCGCGCTGGTGCTCACGCTTGTGCTTATGCTCGCCACGCCCTGGTGTGCGGTCGGGCTGGTGGCACTGCCGCTGGCGGTGCGGGCCGCCCGTCCGGTGCGCGGTGGGCTCGGCGGCAACGAGCTGATCCCGGTGCTCCGCGACACCGGGCTCGCCATGCTGGTCTGGGCGGTGGCCGTCGCGCTCGCGCTCGCCTTCGGTTGA
- a CDS encoding NAD(P)H-dependent flavin oxidoreductase: MKPAICEQFGIDFPLFAFSHCRDVVAAVTNAGGFGVLGATAYTPEQLDRELSWIDEQVGAKPYGADIIVPATFEGKGEHLSRDDLGGRIPAEYREFVTRLLADHDIELDGAPRLGGSGLSGDTGRELLDVAMSHPIKLIANALGVPPDYMIEAGRERGVPIAALVGAREHAVKQVAAGVDLIVAQGTEAGGHCGEVTTLVLIPEVIEAIESAGTKVPVLAAGGIVTGRQMAAAVAMGADGAWTGSVWLTTEEAETAPHTVEKMLAATSRDTVRSAGRTGKPARQLVSDWTQAWAPRGERRPLPLPLQNMLAEPLLRRIDVLAAQGHPGAQQLATYFVGQGVGLMNKVKPAREVVREFIEDYLAAAERLGNSLPD; encoded by the coding sequence GTGAAACCCGCGATATGTGAACAGTTCGGCATCGACTTTCCGCTTTTCGCGTTCAGCCACTGTCGCGATGTCGTCGCCGCCGTGACCAACGCCGGCGGCTTCGGGGTGCTCGGCGCGACGGCGTACACGCCGGAACAGTTGGACCGGGAACTCAGCTGGATCGACGAGCAGGTGGGCGCGAAGCCGTACGGCGCCGACATCATCGTGCCGGCCACGTTCGAGGGCAAGGGTGAGCACCTCTCGCGCGACGACCTCGGCGGACGAATCCCGGCCGAGTACCGCGAGTTCGTCACCCGACTGCTCGCCGACCACGACATCGAACTCGACGGGGCGCCGCGCCTCGGCGGGTCGGGACTGTCCGGGGACACCGGTCGGGAACTGCTCGACGTCGCGATGAGCCATCCGATCAAGCTGATCGCCAACGCCCTCGGGGTGCCGCCGGACTACATGATCGAGGCGGGCCGCGAACGCGGTGTGCCGATCGCCGCCCTCGTCGGCGCCCGTGAGCACGCCGTCAAACAGGTCGCCGCCGGTGTCGACCTGATCGTCGCGCAGGGCACCGAGGCCGGGGGGCACTGCGGTGAGGTGACGACGCTCGTGCTGATCCCCGAAGTGATAGAAGCCATCGAGTCCGCCGGGACCAAGGTGCCGGTGCTCGCCGCCGGCGGCATCGTGACCGGACGGCAGATGGCCGCGGCGGTGGCGATGGGCGCCGACGGGGCGTGGACCGGCTCGGTGTGGCTGACCACCGAAGAGGCCGAGACCGCACCGCACACGGTGGAGAAGATGCTGGCCGCGACCTCGCGGGACACGGTACGGTCGGCGGGCCGGACCGGTAAACCCGCCCGGCAGCTGGTGTCGGACTGGACGCAGGCCTGGGCGCCGCGCGGTGAGCGCCGGCCGCTCCCGCTGCCGCTGCAGAACATGCTCGCCGAACCGCTGCTGCGCCGCATCGACGTGCTGGCCGCGCAGGGGCACCCGGGCGCCCAGCAGTTGGCGACCTACTTCGTGGGACAGGGCGTCGGGTTGATGAACAAGGTCAAACCGGCGCGCGAGGTGGTCCGCGAGTTCATCGAGGACTATCTGGCCGCCGCGGAACGGCTGGGCAATTCGCTGCCGGACTGA
- a CDS encoding DUF4229 domain-containing protein: protein MSEGRQGPRLVADVLVYVAARLLLVAALAAAILGVGHLLGLREFPLVIAVLFALVIALPLGIWLFAPLRQRATASIAAFDAQRRKDREQLQARLRGEDPPGDAEA, encoded by the coding sequence GTGTCAGAAGGTCGGCAGGGTCCACGTCTCGTTGCCGATGTGCTCGTCTACGTCGCAGCCCGCTTGTTACTGGTGGCGGCGCTCGCGGCGGCGATCTTGGGTGTCGGCCATCTGCTCGGTTTGCGGGAGTTCCCGTTGGTCATCGCGGTCCTGTTCGCCCTCGTGATCGCGCTGCCCCTGGGTATCTGGCTGTTCGCGCCGCTGCGGCAGCGGGCGACCGCGAGCATCGCCGCGTTCGACGCGCAGCGGCGCAAGGACCGAGAACAGCTGCAGGCTCGTCTGCGCGGCGAAGACCCGCCCGGTGACGCCGAGGCATGA
- a CDS encoding glycosyltransferase family 2 protein produces the protein MPECPVTVVLPCLDEAASLPAVLAALPDGYRALVVDNNSTDGTGEVARQHGAEVVHEARPGYGSAVHAGVVAAPTPVVAVLDADGSLDPRELPALVAELDRGTHLVVGRRRAAPGLRWPWHARLGTAAVCWRLRQRHGLPVHDIAPMRVARRDDLLALGVQDRRSGYPLELLVRAAAAGWRVVEVDVTYGPRTGGRSKVSGSLRGSAVAALDFWRVIE, from the coding sequence ATGCCCGAGTGTCCTGTGACGGTGGTGCTGCCGTGCCTGGACGAAGCGGCGTCGCTGCCGGCGGTGCTGGCCGCGCTTCCCGACGGCTACCGCGCTCTGGTGGTGGACAACAACAGCACGGACGGGACCGGGGAGGTGGCGCGGCAGCACGGCGCCGAGGTGGTGCACGAGGCACGCCCCGGATACGGCTCCGCGGTCCATGCCGGTGTGGTCGCGGCGCCCACCCCCGTGGTTGCTGTGCTCGACGCCGACGGATCGCTCGACCCGCGCGAATTGCCCGCTCTGGTGGCCGAGCTCGACCGCGGCACGCACCTGGTGGTCGGCCGGCGCCGGGCGGCGCCGGGCTTGCGCTGGCCGTGGCATGCCCGCCTGGGGACGGCTGCGGTGTGCTGGCGGTTGCGGCAGCGCCACGGTCTGCCGGTCCATGACATCGCACCGATGCGGGTGGCCCGCCGCGACGATCTGCTCGCGCTCGGTGTGCAGGATCGCCGTTCCGGGTATCCACTGGAACTCCTGGTCCGCGCCGCCGCCGCGGGCTGGCGCGTCGTCGAAGTTGACGTAACCTACGGTCCGCGCACCGGCGGAAGGTCGAAGGTCAGCGGCTCGTTGCGCGGCAGTGCGGTGGCCGCGCTCGACTTCTGGCGGGTGATCGAGTGA
- a CDS encoding TIGR04282 family arsenosugar biosynthesis glycosyltransferase, with amino-acid sequence MTQLPVTVLVVAKAPVPGLAKTRLAVTVGLEMAAVIAAAALLDTLDAVLAAPVQARVVALTGDIDAAQHNSGVLRAKLSGFTVVDQRGDSFAERLVHAHADAAAAVGDRPILQIGMDTPQVTADLLGRCAQTLLGADAVLGPARDGGWWLLGVRTAGMADCLREVPMSRGDTGALTRKRLQDRGIDVVMVDEVADVDTAADVGPVRRCCPPGGRFPFATAAAGL; translated from the coding sequence GTGACGCAGTTGCCGGTGACGGTTCTCGTGGTCGCCAAGGCCCCGGTGCCTGGGTTGGCGAAGACGCGGCTGGCGGTCACCGTCGGGTTGGAGATGGCCGCGGTGATCGCTGCGGCGGCGCTGCTCGACACCCTCGACGCGGTTTTGGCCGCGCCGGTGCAGGCGCGGGTGGTCGCGCTGACCGGCGACATCGACGCGGCGCAGCACAACAGCGGGGTGCTGCGCGCAAAACTCTCCGGGTTCACCGTCGTCGACCAACGCGGTGACTCGTTCGCCGAACGGCTGGTGCACGCACACGCCGATGCGGCGGCGGCGGTGGGGGACCGCCCGATCCTGCAGATCGGCATGGACACCCCCCAGGTCACCGCCGACCTGCTGGGCCGGTGCGCACAGACGCTGCTCGGTGCCGACGCGGTGCTGGGGCCGGCGCGCGACGGCGGCTGGTGGCTGCTAGGGGTTCGGACCGCGGGGATGGCCGACTGTCTGCGCGAGGTGCCGATGTCGCGGGGGGACACCGGCGCGTTGACGCGGAAGCGGTTGCAGGACAGGGGGATCGATGTGGTGATGGTCGACGAGGTCGCCGATGTGGACACCGCCGCGGACGTCGGACCGGTCCGGCGGTGCTGCCCGCCCGGTGGGCGGTTTCCGTTCGCGACGGCAGCGGCAGGGCTGTGA
- a CDS encoding response regulator transcription factor — MTRVLIADDDSVVRDVVRRYLEHDGLEVAIASDGSEALRLLGTERFDVAVLDVMMPGPDGLTLCRTLRQRGDNTVPVILLTALGEEDDRIAGLEAGADDYLTKPFSPRELALRVRSVLRRSPAPVGLTPVELKVGALTISAAARSVTVDGQPVSLTNREFDLLLFFISHTDTVFTREELLKQVWRWDFGDLSTVTVHVKRLRSKLADHHRVQTVWGRGYMWSGAARPREGLDTGAVD, encoded by the coding sequence GTGACACGCGTCCTGATCGCCGACGACGACTCCGTCGTGCGGGACGTCGTGCGCCGGTATCTCGAACACGACGGCCTGGAAGTGGCCATCGCCAGCGACGGCAGCGAGGCGCTGCGCTTGCTGGGCACCGAGCGGTTCGACGTCGCCGTGCTCGACGTGATGATGCCCGGACCCGACGGGCTGACGCTCTGCCGCACCCTGCGCCAGCGTGGGGACAACACCGTCCCGGTGATCCTCCTGACCGCGCTCGGCGAAGAGGACGACCGCATCGCCGGCCTGGAAGCCGGTGCCGACGACTACTTGACCAAACCGTTCAGCCCTCGGGAACTGGCGCTGCGGGTGCGTTCGGTGCTGCGCCGTTCACCGGCGCCGGTCGGGTTGACACCGGTCGAGCTGAAAGTCGGCGCCCTGACGATCTCGGCGGCCGCCCGGTCGGTCACCGTCGACGGTCAGCCGGTCAGCCTCACCAACCGCGAATTCGACTTGCTGCTGTTCTTCATCAGCCACACCGACACCGTTTTCACCCGTGAAGAGCTGCTCAAGCAGGTGTGGCGTTGGGATTTCGGCGATCTGTCCACGGTCACCGTGCACGTCAAGCGGTTGCGTTCGAAGCTCGCCGACCACCACCGGGTGCAGACGGTATGGGGCCGCGGATACATGTGGAGCGGCGCGGCACGCCCACGCGAAGGCCTGGACACCGGTGCCGTCGACTGA